CTGCCTCGCCCTGGTGTGGAACCGCCGCGACCTCGACGACCCGCTGCAGCACGCCCTGAACCAGATGATCACCCCGCACCGCGGCGACGCACCCAGCCACCGCAGCGGCCGGTGGGAGTCAGCCTTCGAGACGACCGAGCTGTTCGGGCCCCTCGAGGAGCGCCTCGTCCCTCATCACCAGGAGCTCGACCGCTCAGGGCTGGTCGACCGGGTGATGTCGACCAGCGTGATGGCCGCACTTCCGGACGCCGATCGAAGCGCCGCGATCGCCGATATCGAGGGGCTGGCCGCCCAGCAGACGGAGCCGGTCCGGATGTCCTACACGACCGAGATCTACCTCTACGGCCGGCGCTGACGCGTCAGCCGAGGCGCTCGACGACCATGGCCATGCCCTGGCCGCCGCCGACGCACATGGTCTCCAGGCCCACGCTCTTGTCGGCGTCCTCGAGGCCGTTCAGCAGCGTCGTCATGATGCGGGCGCCGGTCATCCCGAAGGGGTGCCCGAGCGCGATGGCGCCCCCGTTCACGTTGACCTTGTCCCACTCGACGCCGAGTGTCCTGGTGACGGGGACGACCTGGGCGGCGAAGGCCTCGTTGAGCTCCACCAGGTCGACGTCGTCGATGGTCATCCCTGCCCGCCGCAGCGCCTGGCGGCTGGCCTCGATGGGGCCGAGGCCCATGATCTCGGGGTTCAGGGCGCTGACTCCGCTGGACACGATGCGCGCAAGGGGCTGGATCCCGAGCTCGGCGGCCCGGGTGTCGCTCATCACGACCACGGCGGCGGCGCCGTCGTTCAGCGGGCACGAGTTGCCGGCGGTGACCTTGCCGTCGGGCCGGAAGGCCGGCTGCAAGGTGGCCAGCTTCTCGACCGTCGTCCCCGGGCGGGGACCGTCGTCCCTGGCGACCACGGTCCCGTCCGGCCGGGTCACGGGTGTGATCTCCCGCTCGAAGAAGCCGTTCTCCTGGGAGGTCACGGCCCGCTGCTGGGAGAGCGCGGCGAAGGTGTCCATCTCCTCCCGCGAGACGTTCTCGAGCTCGGCCACGTTCTCGGCCGTCTGCCCCATCGCGATGTAGATGTCCGGAAGCCCGTCGGCTGGCTTCCACGACTCCACCCCGCCCTGGGACCGCGCTGCGGTGCGGTCCCCGGCCTCGCCGAAGCGTTGGTTGGTCGTGTCGGGCAGGCTGTCGGAGTTGCCCTTGACGAAACGACTGACCATCTCGACGCCAGCGGCCAGGAAGACGTCCCCCTCGCCGGCCCGGATGGCATGGGCCGCCATGCGGATCGTCTGCAGCGACGACGAGCAGTAGCGGGTGATGGTCGTGCCCGGCACGTCGGGCAGGCCGGCGAGGAGGCTCACCACCCGGGCCATGTTGTAGCCCTGCTCGCCGCCCGGTAGGCCGCACCCCAGCATCAGGTCCTCGATCTCGGCGGGGTCGAGCTCGGGCACCTTGCCCAGCACGGTCTGGACGATCGTCGCCGTGATGTCGTCGGGGCGGAAGTCGACCAGCGTCCCCTTGAACGCTCGGCCGATCGGCGTACGGGCGGTGGCGACGATCACGGGCTCGGGCATGACAGCTCCTCGACTCGGTCCCCCCTGTCGATCTACGGATGATACCCAGCCTCGTCGTCAGGTCCTACGGGAGCCGCTCCGGGCCGCCCGACCCCACCTGGGCGGCTACGTCAGCACCGGCTCTCGGTCCCCGTCCGCCTCAGGCCCGGCTTCGGGGCCGCCCGGCTCGCTGTCCCCCGCCCGCAATCGCGACCTCCGCCGCGAGTCGAGGCGCTCGGGACTGGGCCAGCGCACATGGGTCGCCCACCCCAGGCGCTCGAGGAGACGGATGACCCCTGCCGTGGCGTCGAGCTGGCCGCGGTCCACACCGTGGCGGGCGGAGGACGGGAAGGCGTGGTG
The genomic region above belongs to Acidimicrobiales bacterium and contains:
- a CDS encoding acetyl-CoA C-acetyltransferase, whose amino-acid sequence is MPEPVIVATARTPIGRAFKGTLVDFRPDDITATIVQTVLGKVPELDPAEIEDLMLGCGLPGGEQGYNMARVVSLLAGLPDVPGTTITRYCSSSLQTIRMAAHAIRAGEGDVFLAAGVEMVSRFVKGNSDSLPDTTNQRFGEAGDRTAARSQGGVESWKPADGLPDIYIAMGQTAENVAELENVSREEMDTFAALSQQRAVTSQENGFFEREITPVTRPDGTVVARDDGPRPGTTVEKLATLQPAFRPDGKVTAGNSCPLNDGAAAVVVMSDTRAAELGIQPLARIVSSGVSALNPEIMGLGPIEASRQALRRAGMTIDDVDLVELNEAFAAQVVPVTRTLGVEWDKVNVNGGAIALGHPFGMTGARIMTTLLNGLEDADKSVGLETMCVGGGQGMAMVVERLG